gggggggtaatttcgGAAAAAAATCAGGCTCAGTAAaccaataatttaaaatgtttaaatattaaatggctgcttgacatgtggatttcgtttgattcgagtcatggttGTTAACGTAAGGATGCAAATAGcctcatgcattaacatttaaaataaaatgaatttaaaggatagaaattggtttgtttactcatattagcattaacagttttaaaaaatagagcagttgttatttatagaaaatgggcagtgaaatagattcatcaaatattttctattatagcaaaaatacacgcgttatgattttttcttagcgggggtatcaattgtgagctagCTCACAGAACCTCTAGTTCATATTCCTGACTAAGAGCGCAAATAAAGGCTTAATATCGGCAACACACagtatttcatacaaatagacatcagtatgaagatataaatatctataagtatgcttatttttggatgtcgtcggtcctatgacacaaaAAGCGGTAATAACGttaatatttaagcattgattgCTTATTTCATAACGAGATAGTCGTTATATATTATAAGGAGATTATACAGTGAATTCTGCAGGATCTCATATCAGCCCCCGTAAGAATCTGACAAAATATACCGAAGTATGATTCTCATCACAACGAGCAACACGcatcatatttttataagaGTGAAAACACattgaaattatttcaaaatacaagTCATTATGTAATGAAATTCTGTTTATTAGCAATTACAGAATAAAATCTACATTGGTCATGAATTATACGTACATTTTCGTAAACAATTTCCCCTTACGACTAAGTACTAGGTATGGATGTGCAGCATCAAGATTAAATTATTAAACCAAATAATGACTGCACTTAGCGCGGAGTTTTGGGTCTTTTGCAGTCGCTTCTGTCGCGTTTATTTCTTAACCTAATATCGcgtttgtttaatttattaaaaagtctTGTCAATTTCCAACataaattaagattttagaGTGGGATACGATACAATAAACtcattctataatttttttctccttCAAACTTTCGAAAATAGAGAATTTTCGCTTATCTGCCCTTGATCGAACACAAGATTGATATTATTATGCATGAGAGGTGGTGTTGACATTGTCAGAATATGGTACTAAAATTAGACTAGCATGAATAACAATGccatatataaaaagttatgGGATCACTTTTTCACCATAGCCATTTCTTATTCTATATGAAACAAGTATACTATTTACTATTATTTCAACAATAAGACCCCGCGAATGTATGTACAGAAGACTTTAAATCAATGCTTGACAACGTAACATTGTCCTAGTTAGCATATAACATGCTACCTTACAGGTCACGTGatagaattttgtattcacaaagTTACCAGAGGTGAGAAATCACGTGGTGAATAATAATATTCAACATGTATTAACCATTGGTTACAACAGAGAGAGCAAGTGTAAGAAGAGGCAACGTTTTCTTATTTAAACCCTGAGCGCATGTTTGTCTATAattaatctccctttgacaAAACTTAGATATTGCAAATATAAAACTACAGTTACTGTCAAACGTAGaacaatagacaaacatgcgctgactatgtacatgtatgaatccCGTATAAAAGTTGGCGTCCTCGCTATCGTATGGAGGTTCAAGAAATCGTCATGACCCCCAAATATGAAATCAAATTCGTACTTGGTAACACCATACTTTTAATTAACGCAATTACGTAAAGTTGCAGTTCGGATGTTGACCATTTCGGCAATTGAAAGAaacatttctcttttaaaagtTTACTTTCTCGCAAATACCGCATGTCCTTAAGTACAGTCATCCTTTACGAAAAGTCTACTCCACTGTTAGGAATTATTATTCGAATGATCTAATTATTATATCTTAAGctctaaaataataaaataaggTCCAAGAAttctgtgttttaaaaataacacaCTATACTTCAGTCTGTCCCTACACGGTAATCACAGACGCACTGTATTTAACCTTTTACAAACAATTCCAATTGAAACTTGAAACTTTGTGAACGTTAAGAATAAAATCTCTAATGTGAACTACACATAAATGATATTCTTTTTACTTTATcaacatttttacatataatattttgtttttatatatttaatcgaTTTATATAGTCAGATTCTCTTTACACAATTGCTCTAAACAAATATAGTTCCATTAATGATCAGCAAATACAACATCACagcaaatgtttagaatatcgaTGTTTATGTAATACgtggaagaaaacaaaacataatttttctccAGAAATGTAAATACAGTGTAAAAAGTATTCATAACCTTCGCTCGCTAAATCCTCAGTCTTATTTCACGAAAACAGGttattcttcgattgacaattttatttttatgtattggGAAACCCATACCTATTCTTGTTTATggcggggtcatttttctacggaGGTCagttttcttcatgtttaacgtTAATTAATAACCCCGGGTCtttattcttcaaaataaatccaattattctacaGCTGaagggtcattattctacatcgaaaaatgacccccggtaaTTACTCTTTAGGTGGCATAATTCTTCTTTACATCGGTCTAAATTAATTTCCTCTAAGGAATACCCAtatcctttttaaaatatttcattaatgaaggattttttaaaatattatataaaggattttcaatatttcctgtagaaaAATCACCTGTCCTTtggaaattattattattttcccataaaatatttctttatctcacctgtcaggagGGACACACTATATCAAAAGCGGTTATATTTCATGGATTTTTACTAAACTGCATCTGAAGTGAGTGCAAAAATTGTaacttggcactggcataagtTATCCGGGAATTAGTTACAAGCTGGTATACACAGCTCAAAAACATTTCACCCCTTTGAAAattcaacatgtacatgtacatcaataagttaaaaaacaaaaacagaattttCACTTATCTCTTATTCAGCGTGAATATCAGTTAAAGATGGATTTGATGTAATAACGCGATCAATCAAGATGGAGACCCCAGCGGAAATATATACTAGAAATAACAGTATATAAAAAACGGCCCCGAAGAGACTTATCATGTCCCCCGCTCATCACTTGATCTGCGGCAAAGGGAACTTTTATTAACTGGTGGCGCTGACGCTGGAATTGAAactcatttattttaaatgcttAATTTATATTGGAAACTAAATTATTGGCTACTGGTACAAGTTCCCGCGGGTAATTCCATCTTGTCATTTAGGTGTATTAtagaatgtatttttaaaatattggatTATCAGTTTTCTCTTATTACATCAGTGCAAATTATCCGGAGAatgatttaattgtttcaatcaCCCAACCGACTAGGTAAAAATTGAAGGGTATAGCTAATTACCAaagattgttgtttttttttgacacatacaataaagtatttttttatgatgTGTGTGATTGTAcacattaaatgttttgtttgagATTTTATTGTATtcagattttgaaatttaaaattgctTTCTATTATGTTTAATAGATATGAAGAAGGGCAttgctgtaagaaaaacattttgtaaataaattcgATCTATTGTTTTTTTGCAATCGCAATCTTTGTAACTCTTATGAACCACGTATAAGATAATTAATGTTCATATTTGCATATTCTTTTGTTAGCTTAGCTGAgtttttttgtttagtttttattCGGCGTctgtttgtaaactttttacattttcgatttcttctccagaaccactgaaccaatttcaaccaaacttgacaaAAAGCATCGGTGGATGAAGGAGATTCAAGTTTGGTAAAATATAGAGCCACTTCTTATTTTAAAAGGAGTGAAataagaaatattgaaaatctgttggtattaaaaaaatattcttctcaaaaaccagaaaagctgaaacttgtgttgaaccattcaaatttgtttaaatcatgattttcgGGCAGGACCACAATAGGGTGTCAAtcttttatataggaatgtatgaagaaaaaattgaaaaaaatcttctcaaaaaccattcggccggaaaagctgaaacttgtatggaagcatccatAGGTGGTGtcgattcaaatttgttcaatcatgatccctggggagTAGGGTGGAGCAAAATACAGgggcgaatttttacataggattatatatagaaaaattaaaaaaacaacaaccttTTTTCAAAACCCATTTGGCAAGAAAAGCTGTTaattgtatggaagcatcctcatgtatagtgtagattcgaGTTCGTTTATATCATGATCCTAAAGGGTGTGGTGtggcaacaatggggggggggggggggtcaatttttgtttacataggaatatatagagaaaaatcttcttaaaaaccatttggccagaaaagctgttacGATATTTGAGAGCTCCCACGGGTAAAGAAGATTCAAatgtgttcaaatcatggtctcctggggtagggaggggccacattGTGGGGAGATTTTcttaagaactacaatgctttaTATGAGGTATGACTATGATGTCATCCGGACGAAGGAGGGGGGGGGCTTAATATTTCCTGAGATTATCCGtagaaaaattctttttatacaGGAACATTACAACTACATTGTccacatattttgtatttgactccataaagctgattttattttgGTTCCTCTTGAACAGGTAAGTGATCGGGCCACAtgcctcttgtttttaaaagtcgtataaaaagatattcaatACAGGTTAAGTAACTTACTTCAGCAAGTTTGGTCACAGTCAGTAAGCTTAGAAATATCAATTACAAACTGGTTAAATCTTGTAAACCTGGCTTTGTTATTTGATTGTTCATCGACTATCCACTGCTTAACTTACATAGTAAACACAAAAGAATAACTCGAGTGGTCGTtagttaaatttattaaatacgACAAAACCTTCGTAGTTTTTGTAGTAAaccttcttttcttttttgtccGACTAATTGAAGACGAATTTCGTAGTAGGAGGTTCCTTTAACATATACTTTCTTTACAGGATTCGACAGAATCTGAAATTCAGCCACTGATGGGTACAGAAACTCGCGCTCGGTCGGATATTTTGAGTACTTCTGAATGTCTTTTGGTCTCCACAAACTTGGGGTCGAATTATCGATGATTAACAATATGTTGTTGTCTGTAGAATGTCCTATGAAATTGAACGCCGCATTAATGAGATTGGTAGAGGATGTAAATGCTGGGAATACAACGCTTTTTCCTTTTTGATAACTCTTAAGAGCGCTAGTCATATCACCTCTGACATTCCCAATCATACGATAGGTTTTACCCTTATATCCAGGCAACTTTTCCCAGTATAGTAATGTTGCAAAGAGGGCAGCTGCATAAGGTGCCAGTTCTTTGTCCTTTTGTTCAAGTGTCTTTTTTGTGCATTTGTGTTGGGAAAGAGCAAAGTTTAAATCCCCGTAGATATCATCATCTGTGTACATATAAACAAGAGTGTCTTCTAGTTTGGAAAGGTCTTTAGCTTTTTTGATAAGAGTTTGGTAACCAGTCCGATACCTCTTTTTGAGTGCCTCGGCTATCCTTTGCTTTATATCGTTACGGTGTTGTTGTAAGAAGTCAAAAACAGATTTTAGTGAATCAACAAATGCACATTGGTTTTTCTTAACCGCTCCCTTTGTCAACACTTCCATTCCGTAGTTAATCAAGTCCATACCATcgttttctatttcttttttgcaTTCCGATGTCTCCACTATCGCTCTTTTTGAACGCCTCTTGTTTATGGGTGAGTAATCTTCCAGAAATGCATGTGTTGCCAAAACAACCAACAGAAGTATCACACCGATGCACTGCAATCTGCAATCCATGCTAAACAGAGGAAATTTAGATGTTATAGTTTGACTACTGTTAACTCtgaaatataactttttttttaataaaaagttttataaaatgtttctatcaattataaaaaatagtTAACTCTCCTCAAaagtctatctatctatctatctatctatctatctatctatctatctatctatctatctatctatctatctatctatctacattgtatctatctatctatctatctatctatctatctatctatctatctatctatctatctatctatctatctatctatctgagAATTTTCTACTTACAAAAtctatatatttgatttttaatatttggTAACAAGGGACAGTTTTGAAAAGAGTAaccgttaatatttttgtaaaatttagagttgttttttctttcctcagaaattggtgatttgCATATTAAGGAGTGAATTAAATGTTCTTAttctgaatgggaactgaggaaattctatttacagagttccgaagacacacaTCCCATGTTAACAGTGAACGGTATAAAAAAACTGTCTCCTGCCACCCTTATACATTGTTGCGCACAGAAAACCCATAACattcttaaaagaatttttatacACCCATCCcatataaaaaagttttataaaaaatagagaaaattaataaattttcgaAAGTTGATATCGAAACTAACTTCATGTTTAAAACCTTAATGACATAGAAAAATCTTGCAAATTAAAACTGTAATATGTATATTCTTAAATCCATCGATTTGCTTCAAAACTCGTAAAAAACTCTTTCTCTGAGCAAAGACCCCAAGCGTTATATAGGCAAAGCGTTTCACTGAACGAGACTAGCCATAATAGCTCCGCAGCAACACACGGCTTAATTCaaaccttttttagctcacctgagccagaggctcaagtgagcttttctgatcacaatttgtccgttgtctgtcgtcgttgtcgttgtcgtcgtcgtcgttgtaaacttttcacattttcatcttcttctcaagaaccactgggcatatttcaaccaaatttggcacaaagcaccactagatgaaggggattcaagtttgttcaaatgaattGCCACGCcttctttaaaggggagataattgagaattattgaaaatttgttggtatttttcaaaaatcttcttctcaaaaactattaggccggtAAAGCTTAAACTTATGTGtcggcatcctcaggtagtgtagattcaagtttgttcaaatcatggtccccgggggtagggtggggccacaattgggggatcaagttttacataggaatatatagagaaaatctttaaaaattttcttctcaaaaactatcaggccagaaagattcaaattaaaatgggagcatcctcatgtagtgtaaattcaagtttgttcaaattatggtccccgggggtagggtgaggccacaattgggggatcaagttttacataggaatatatagagaaaatctttaaaaatcttcttctcaaaaactatttggccagaaaagctcaaattaaaatggaagcatcctcaggaagtgtaaattcaattttgttcgaatcatggtccccggggtagggtggggccacaattgggggatcaagttttacataggaatatatagagaaaatctttaaaaatcttcttctcaaaaactattaggccaggaaagctcaactttgagtggaggcatcatcaggtagtgtggattcaagtttgttcaactcatggtccccgggggtagggtggggccacaattgggggatcaagttttacataggaatatatagagaaaatctttaaaaatcttcttctcaaagactgtttggccagaaaagctcaaattaaaatggaagcatcctcatgtagtgtagattcaagtttggttaaatcatggtccccggggggaAGGGTGAGGctacaattgggggatcaagttttatataggaatttatagagaaaaatctttaaaaatcttcttctcaaagactgtttggccagaaaagctcaaattaaaatggaagcatcctcaggaagtgtagattcatggtccccgggggtagggtggggccacaattgggggatcaagttttacataggaatatatagaaaaaatctttttaaaaattcttttaaaaactataaggccagaaaagctcaaatttgagtggaagcatcatcaggaagtgttgattcaactttgttcaaatcatggtccccgggggtagggtggggccacaattgggggatcaagttttacataggaatatatagagaaaatcttcaaaaattttcttctcaaaaactattaggccaggagagctcaactttgagtggaggcatcatcaggtagtgtaaattcaagtttgttcaaatcatggtccccgggggtagggtggggccacaatttggggatcaagttttacataggaatatatagagaaaatcttttaaaattttcttttcaaaaactattaggccagaaaagctcaaattaaaatggaagcatcctcgggaagtgttgattcaagtttgttcaaatcatggtccccgggggtagggtgaggccacaattgggggatcaagttttacaatccttaaaaatattctgggaaagtttttggtccaaaactcagtacttagtgtgaaagcacaggttatgagattaaagatagatttaagtttgatgaaaccatgattccctggagaatagtggggccacgaaatggggaggggggggggggtttataggaatagagaaaaatcttcttacaggtacaacaacgaAAGGGGctttactaaaaaataagagatggataaaaattggcagattttcaatttttttttagcaagatctactgtactcagttgtcaagatattttgatactgtaatgcttatttgatcagaattaaggcaattgttgctcaggtgagcgatgtggcccctgtgCCTCTTGTTATACAACCGATCACCTTTTGGCGACTGGCGATTAATGCATTTCCCCTATTTTAGGATCAAATACTTTTATTGGCAACATATAGAACGTAAAGTTTAAATGAAAGcgttaaacttttaaaagcactataaaaatgattttggttataaaataataaaaactaaccTGTTTTGAGAGAGTCTTTCCCACTGAGGTGTCGACACAAAATACTAGTTTTgacttaatatttatatatattacatgtgtgACATTTGTTGGAATATTTCTATTTGTTAACAATTTTTGATGACATAAAATCGTTAGTAACACATGTTCAATTGGCTAAATGACGGATTCGTATTCATGCCACATTTGCCGTTAATCAGCAAAATTTGCagtttaaagtgtaaaattttatttagtctgtaaaattcagtttaatctgtaaaatttacacttcaaTCTGTACATTTTAcacttaaatatgtaaaattcacacttaaatgtgtaaaatttacacttcaatctgtaaattttgcactttaatctgtaaaattcacactttaacgtgtaaaatttacattttttatctgtaaaatgcacactttaatctgttttttatacatattaatcCACATTCTTTGATGATTTTGCGATTAAAATAGCTAATTACTAGTATGTTGATTTCTTGTTCGTTCAAAGAATAAACATTATGTATCAGTTGTCTGAACATCGATTCCGTTGATATATGGCGGTCGCcacatacagtaccgatcagacccaacctaacagaaagtaaaccccaactaaaccctgggtttactttctgggtttacttcggatttactagagtggacccagagtaaacccagagttaacccaaagtaaacccagagaggacacagagagtaaacccagtcagacatatacccctgaaagcagatgctaactgtgtattcggaatatacaaagggtaggaattacaggcagtatgATGGTAAGATAAACTACTAGTCTGCTTCACAAttcagtgcatacagttgacctcaaaagcaatttcaaagtaaacccaaagtaaaccccgagtaaacccaaagtaaaccccgagtaaacccaaagtaaaccccaagtgggtccaaaatttcaaaaactaaaCCCAAAGTAATCCCCaagtaaacacaaaaagtaaacccggggtttagttggggtttactctggtgttaagTTGgatctgatcggtactgtagttATATAGTGGTCTCCAAATAACCGACCTTGTTATTTTTGGCTGTCAGATAATTTAATTGTGGCGGctgcctgataaacagtgacaACCGCATTTTAATTATAAGGCGACCGCAACATAATTATATAGCAACCACCAGATATATgactttcattcatttattcaatttttcttttctttttttaattttttttaatctttgcaGCTAATCAgattataaatcaaattaatactaaagaacatttcaaaatttaagtgttaattttactttaatgtGTAAATTTCATAGATTAAAGTGTGTATTTTACATATCATAGtctgaattttacactttatattgtgaattttacactttaaggTGTTAATTGTACAGCGTAAAGTAATTTACACTTTAAGATGTGAGTTTTACATATCAAAGTgtagaaatcattttaaaaaaatgtgaagtgcaTATGTGGCACTATAACGTTCCCGTAATATttagaacaagaggcccaggggccacatcgctcacctgagcaacaattgccttaattctgatcaaattagcattacagtatcaaaatatcttgacaactaagtacagtagatcttgctaaaaaaaaatagaaaatctgtcaatttttatccacctctttttttgggtaaatatcaagccccttttgttgttgtacctgtaagaagatttttctctattccaatttacccccccccccctccatttcgtggcctcccttttctctagggaatcatggtttcatcaaacttaaatctgcataacctgtgctttcacactaagtactgagttttggaccgaaaactttcccagaatatttttaaagatttttctctatatattcctatgtaaaaattcaaactgatGTCACGGCCCagccctatcactagggactgtgattttgcaaacttgaatttacactatccgaggatgcctctacacaagtttaggcttttctggccaaatagtctttaaaaagaagatattaaagattttctctatatattcctatgtaaaaattcatcccccattgtggcctcaccataccccatgactattatttaaacaaacttgaatctttacgatcttgggatgcttccacttaaatttgggctttcctggccttatagtttagagaagaagatttttaaagattttctctctatataaaaatttatcccccattgtggccccgccctacccccagggaccatgatttgaacaaacttgaatctacattatctgaggatggttacaatttgagctttcttggccataaagttttgaaaagaaatttttttaaagattttctctatatattcctatataaaaatttatcccctaattgtggccccaccctacccctggggaccatgatttgaacaaacttgaatctacactatctgaggatgcttccactcaaatttaagcttttctggccttatagtttttgagaagaagatttttaaaaaaaatttcgatatattcctatgtaaaacatgacccccctcttgtggccccaccctacccccggggaccataatttgaacaaacttgaatctacactacctgaggatgcttccattttaatttgagcttttctggcctgatagttttttagaagaagatttttaaagattttgtctatatatttctatgtaaaacttgatcccctaattgtggccccaccctacccctggggaccatgatttgaacaaacttgaatctacactatctgaggatgcttccacctaaatttaagcttttctgaccttatagtttttgagaagaagatttttaaaaaatttttcggtatattcctatgtaaaacatgacccccctcttgtggccccaccctacccccggggaccataatttgaacaaagttgaatctacactacctgaggatgcttccattttaatttgagcttttctggcctaataattttttagaagaagatttttaaagattttctctatatattcctatgtaaaacttgatccccccattgtggccccaccctacccctggggaccatgatttgaacaaacttgaatctacactacctgaggaagcttccacttagatttgagcttctctggcctaataatgttttagaagatttttaaagattttctctctatataaaaatttatcccccattgtggccccgccctacccccagggaccatgatttgaacaaacttgaatctacattatctgaggatggttacaatttgagctttcttggccataaagttttgaaaagaattttttttaaagattttctctatatattcctatataaaaatttatcccctaattgtggccccaccctacccctggggaccatgatttgaacaaacttgaatctacactatctgaggatgcttccacctaaatttaagcttttctgaccttatagtttttgagaagaagatttttaaaaaaattgtcggtatattcctatgtaaaacatgacccccctcttgtggccccaccctacccccggggaccataatttgaacaaagttgaatctacactacctga
This genomic window from Crassostrea angulata isolate pt1a10 chromosome 8, ASM2561291v2, whole genome shotgun sequence contains:
- the LOC128160295 gene encoding uncharacterized protein LOC128160295 — protein: MDCRLQCIGVILLLVVLATHAFLEDYSPINKRRSKRAIVETSECKKEIENDGMDLINYGMEVLTKGAVKKNQCAFVDSLKSVFDFLQQHRNDIKQRIAEALKKRYRTGYQTLIKKAKDLSKLEDTLVYMYTDDDIYGDLNFALSQHKCTKKTLEQKDKELAPYAAALFATLLYWEKLPGYKGKTYRMIGNVRGDMTSALKSYQKGKSVVFPAFTSSTNLINAAFNFIGHSTDNNILLIIDNSTPSLWRPKDIQKYSKYPTEREFLYPSVAEFQILSNPVKKVYVKGTSYYEIRLQLVGQKRKEGLLQKLRRFCRI